In Sphaeramia orbicularis chromosome 3, fSphaOr1.1, whole genome shotgun sequence, a genomic segment contains:
- the anp32a gene encoding acidic leucine-rich nuclear phosphoprotein 32 family member A isoform X3, translated as MDMKKRIHLELRNRTPSDVKELVLDNCRSNEGKIEGLTDEFEELEFLSTINVGLTTVAHLPKLKKLKKLELSDNRISGGLEVLAEKCPNLTHLNLSGNKIKDLSTIEPLKELGTLKSLDLFNCEVTNLNEYRDNVFKLLPQLTYLDGYDKDDKEAPDSDAEVYAECLDDDEEDEDDVDEEEYDEDAAPGDEEEEEGEEDEEENEEEEEEDLSGEEEEEEDLNDREVDDEDDEGEYSCGHKGLGDFSH; from the exons ATGGACATGAAGAAAAGAATTCACCTAGAGTTGCGGAATCGCACTCCGTCAGAT GTCAAAGAACTTGTGCTAGACAACTGTCGCTCAAATGAAGGCAAGATCGAGGGTCTAACAGATGAGTTTGAGGAGCTGGAGTTTCTAAGCACAATCAATGTCGGACTGACGACAGTCGCCCACTTGCCGAAGTTAAAGAAACTCAAAAAG cttgaacTCAGCGATAACAGGATCTCAGGAGGGTTGGAAGTCCTGGCAGAGAAATGCCCCAACCTCACACATCTCAACCTCAGTGGCAACAAGATTAAAGACCTCAGCACAATAGAACCATTG AAAGAACTGGGGACCCTGAAAAGTTTAGATTTGTTTAACTGCGAAGTGACAAACCTGAATGAATACAGAGACAATGTGTTCAAGCTACTACCCCAGCTCACATACCTGGATGGATacgacaaagatgacaaagaagcaCCGGATTCTGATGCCGAGGTCTACGCAGAGTGTCTGGATGATGACGAGGAAGATGAAGACG ATGTAGACGAGGAGGAGTATGATGAAGATGCAGCAccaggagatgaagaggaggaggagggagaggaagatgaggaggagaatgaagaagaggaagaggaggatctCAGTGGAGAG gaggaagaggaggaagatctgAATGACAGAGAggttgatgatgaggatgatgaaggtgaGTATAGCTGTGGCCACAAAGGGCTGGGTGATTTTTCACAT taa
- the anp32a gene encoding acidic leucine-rich nuclear phosphoprotein 32 family member A isoform X1 translates to MDMKKRIHLELRNRTPSDVKELVLDNCRSNEGKIEGLTDEFEELEFLSTINVGLTTVAHLPKLKKLKKLELSDNRISGGLEVLAEKCPNLTHLNLSGNKIKDLSTIEPLKELGTLKSLDLFNCEVTNLNEYRDNVFKLLPQLTYLDGYDKDDKEAPDSDAEVYAECLDDDEEDEDDVDEEEYDEDAAPGDEEEEEGEEDEEENEEEEEEDLSGEEEEEEDLNDREVDDEDDEEEERGQKRKRELDEEGEEDDDD, encoded by the exons ATGGACATGAAGAAAAGAATTCACCTAGAGTTGCGGAATCGCACTCCGTCAGAT GTCAAAGAACTTGTGCTAGACAACTGTCGCTCAAATGAAGGCAAGATCGAGGGTCTAACAGATGAGTTTGAGGAGCTGGAGTTTCTAAGCACAATCAATGTCGGACTGACGACAGTCGCCCACTTGCCGAAGTTAAAGAAACTCAAAAAG cttgaacTCAGCGATAACAGGATCTCAGGAGGGTTGGAAGTCCTGGCAGAGAAATGCCCCAACCTCACACATCTCAACCTCAGTGGCAACAAGATTAAAGACCTCAGCACAATAGAACCATTG AAAGAACTGGGGACCCTGAAAAGTTTAGATTTGTTTAACTGCGAAGTGACAAACCTGAATGAATACAGAGACAATGTGTTCAAGCTACTACCCCAGCTCACATACCTGGATGGATacgacaaagatgacaaagaagcaCCGGATTCTGATGCCGAGGTCTACGCAGAGTGTCTGGATGATGACGAGGAAGATGAAGACG ATGTAGACGAGGAGGAGTATGATGAAGATGCAGCAccaggagatgaagaggaggaggagggagaggaagatgaggaggagaatgaagaagaggaagaggaggatctCAGTGGAGAG gaggaagaggaggaagatctgAATGACAGAGAggttgatgatgaggatgatgaag AAGAAGAACGAGGTCAGAAGAGAAAACGGGAACTGGACGAAGAAGGCGAGGAGGATGACGACGATTGA
- the anp32a gene encoding acidic leucine-rich nuclear phosphoprotein 32 family member A isoform X2, with protein MDMKKRIHLELRNRTPSDVKELVLDNCRSNEGKIEGLTDEFEELEFLSTINVGLTTVAHLPKLKKLKKLELSDNRISGGLEVLAEKCPNLTHLNLSCNKIKDLSTIEPLKELGTLKSLDLFNCEVTNLNEYRDNVFKLLPQLTYLDGYDKDDKEAPDSDAEVYAECLDDDEEDEDDVDEEEYDEDAAPGDEEEEEGEEDEEENEEEEEEDLSGEEEEEEDLNDREVDDEDDEEEERGQKRKRELDEEGEEDDDD; from the exons ATGGACATGAAGAAAAGAATTCACCTAGAGTTGCGGAATCGCACTCCGTCAGAT GTCAAAGAACTTGTGCTAGACAACTGTCGCTCAAATGAAGGCAAGATCGAGGGTCTAACAGATGAGTTTGAGGAGCTGGAGTTTCTAAGCACAATCAATGTCGGACTGACGACAGTCGCCCACTTGCCGAAGTTAAAGAAACTCAAAAAG cttgaacTCAGCGATAACAGGATCTCAGGAGGGTTGGAAGTCCTGGCAGAGAAATGCCCCAACCTCACACATCTCAACCTCAGTTGCAACAAGATTAAAGACCTCAGCACAATAGAACCATTG AAAGAACTGGGGACCCTGAAAAGTTTAGATTTGTTTAACTGCGAAGTGACAAACCTGAATGAATACAGAGACAATGTGTTCAAGCTACTACCCCAGCTCAC ATACCTGGATGGATacgacaaagatgacaaagaagcaCCGGATTCTGATGCCGAGGTCTACGCAGAGTGTCTGGATGATGACGAGGAAGATGAAGACG ATGTAGACGAGGAGGAGTATGATGAAGATGCAGCAccaggagatgaagaggaggaggagggagaggaagatgaggaggagaatgaagaagaggaagaggaggatctCAGTGGAGAG gaggaagaggaggaagatctgAATGACAGAGAggttgatgatgaggatgatgaag AAGAAGAACGAGGTCAGAAGAGAAAACGGGAACTGGACGAAGAAGGCGAGGAGGATGACGACGATTGA